The Streptomyces sp. CC0208 genome window below encodes:
- a CDS encoding SDR family oxidoreductase, whose translation MTPRTQQPPPVPRPLALITGVGRTVGIGAGIARRLAASGWDIAFTHWNPYDARMPWGAEPGAPETIEASLSERGAAGAAIEADLADPETPARVFDETERRLGPVTALVLSHCESVDSGLLDTTVESFDRHFAVNTRATWLLIREFGRRFSAERGTGRIVSLTSDHTVGNLPYGASKGAMDRITLAAAHELAHLGVTANVVNPGPVDTGWMTEEFRAHCLDATPLGRLGTPQDTAHLVDFLCSREGQWVNGQLLKSNGGLD comes from the coding sequence GTGACCCCTCGCACCCAACAGCCGCCCCCCGTCCCCCGTCCCCTCGCCCTGATCACCGGCGTGGGCCGCACGGTCGGCATCGGCGCCGGGATCGCGCGGCGGCTGGCGGCCTCGGGGTGGGACATCGCGTTCACCCACTGGAACCCGTACGACGCCCGCATGCCCTGGGGCGCCGAGCCCGGCGCTCCGGAGACGATCGAGGCGAGTCTGTCCGAGCGGGGCGCGGCCGGCGCCGCCATCGAGGCGGACCTCGCCGACCCCGAGACGCCGGCCCGCGTCTTCGACGAGACGGAGCGGCGGCTCGGCCCCGTCACCGCGCTGGTGCTGAGCCACTGCGAGTCGGTCGACTCCGGCCTGCTCGACACCACCGTCGAGAGCTTCGACCGGCACTTCGCCGTCAACACGCGCGCGACCTGGCTGCTCATCCGTGAGTTCGGCCGCCGCTTCAGCGCGGAGCGCGGTACCGGGCGGATCGTCAGCCTCACCAGCGACCACACCGTCGGGAACCTGCCCTACGGGGCGAGCAAGGGGGCCATGGACCGCATCACCCTGGCCGCCGCCCACGAGCTCGCCCACCTCGGCGTGACCGCCAACGTCGTCAACCCCGGGCCCGTCGACACCGGTTGGATGACCGAGGAGTTCCGCGCGCACTGCCTCGACGCCACACCGCTCGGCCGCCTCGGCACCCCGCAGGACACCGCCCACCTGGTGGATTTCCTGTGCTCGCGGGAGGGGCAGTGGGTCAACGGGCAGCTGCTGAAGAGCAACGGGGGCTTGGACTAA
- a CDS encoding metallophosphoesterase codes for MSDSSRDTAEGAGWGSARLGEYKRLMPPKVEKISWLNPRTLWAARNGVLASWFGDPTGRTRSRWVAQRAAAGAPADKVIRRADPERFSFMVIGDTGEGDDPQYAVVPGFLRVSQDTRFAVVASDVIYPVGSADDYGTKFFRPYQDYPAPIYAIPGNHDWYEDLGAFMRVFCDDAPPLDPEPAPRPLTRAWLRSLLWHRPRANDGQHLDEARRLRAEPTQQAVQPGPYWAVDAGPLRIIGIDTGLLGALDAEQGGWLREVSRGPRPKILITGSPLYVDGEHHPCAIEGGGTVDDIVRDPEHHYVAAIGGDIHNYQRYPVDVAGRTIQYVVSGGGGAFMHATHTIPHVSVANVTEKDFRCYPLRGDSLAFYSRLYGRRLHLRRFFTLTEAEATAVIAERLGIPPTRVPGEAPRITFRIRLVASLLGAGRRPDRTSRFRLPVRKIYTQLFSPSSATYSPPFFKCFLRLDVTPEAVRLRCFAATGNLAQEIDPPVEDEVIIPLTRS; via the coding sequence GTGTCTGACTCCTCACGCGATACCGCCGAAGGCGCCGGCTGGGGCTCCGCTCGACTCGGCGAGTACAAGCGGCTGATGCCGCCCAAGGTCGAGAAGATCTCCTGGCTGAACCCGAGGACGCTGTGGGCCGCCCGCAACGGCGTGCTCGCCTCCTGGTTCGGGGACCCCACGGGCCGTACCCGAAGCCGCTGGGTCGCGCAGCGCGCGGCGGCCGGCGCCCCCGCCGACAAGGTGATCCGGCGGGCGGATCCGGAGCGGTTCTCGTTCATGGTCATCGGCGACACCGGCGAGGGCGACGATCCCCAGTACGCCGTCGTGCCGGGATTTCTGAGGGTCAGCCAGGACACCAGGTTCGCGGTCGTCGCCAGTGATGTGATCTACCCGGTGGGCAGCGCGGACGACTACGGCACGAAGTTCTTCCGGCCGTACCAGGACTATCCGGCGCCGATCTACGCGATACCCGGCAACCACGACTGGTACGAGGATCTCGGCGCCTTCATGCGCGTCTTCTGCGACGACGCCCCGCCCCTGGACCCCGAGCCCGCGCCCCGCCCCCTGACCCGTGCCTGGCTGCGTTCCCTGCTGTGGCACCGACCGCGCGCGAACGACGGTCAACACCTCGACGAGGCACGCCGGTTGCGGGCGGAGCCCACCCAACAGGCCGTCCAGCCGGGCCCGTACTGGGCCGTCGACGCCGGACCGTTGCGGATCATCGGCATAGACACCGGGCTGCTCGGCGCCCTCGACGCCGAACAGGGCGGCTGGCTGCGCGAGGTCTCCCGGGGCCCGCGCCCGAAGATCCTCATCACGGGTTCGCCCCTGTACGTGGACGGCGAGCACCACCCGTGCGCCATCGAGGGCGGCGGCACGGTCGACGACATCGTGCGCGACCCGGAGCACCACTACGTCGCGGCGATAGGCGGCGACATCCACAACTACCAGCGCTATCCGGTCGACGTGGCCGGCCGCACCATCCAGTACGTCGTCTCGGGGGGCGGCGGCGCGTTCATGCACGCCACGCACACCATCCCGCACGTCTCGGTCGCGAACGTCACCGAGAAGGACTTCCGCTGCTATCCGCTGCGCGGCGACTCCCTGGCCTTCTACAGCAGGCTGTACGGCCGCCGGCTGCACCTGCGCCGCTTCTTCACCCTCACCGAGGCCGAGGCCACCGCGGTGATCGCCGAGCGCCTCGGCATCCCGCCCACCCGCGTACCGGGCGAGGCACCCCGCATCACGTTCCGCATCCGTCTGGTCGCCAGTCTCCTGGGCGCGGGCCGCCGGCCCGACCGCACCTCGCGGTTCCGCCTCCCGGTGCGCAAGATCTACACACAGCTGTTCTCGCCGAGCTCGGCGACGTACAGCCCGCCGTTCTTCAAGTGCTTCCTGCGGCTGGACGTCACCCCGGAGGCGGTGCGTCTGCGCTGCTTCGCGGCCACCGGCAACCTGGCCCAGGAGATCGACCCGCCGGTCGAGGACGAGGTGATCATTCCCCTTACCCGATCTTGA
- a CDS encoding extracellular solute-binding protein produces MTDSHLTRRTLLRYGAYGAGAAALAGTAASWDRLTGADIPGRDDGSLVVATLGPAYGPEAIRTLTEGFKKLHPDIKLRINAVQATDWSDFFAKILTQIAAGTAPDLVYVATEGVQLFAQRLGVALDKWVKRDAAELREYFADVHPSLVESMMYEGSLYQLPVEFNAADMYLNSQVLRRAGAGFPAADWTRDDFTDLLRDMKKSSGSQFTPYFWTNRLWGGVVPWLFANGTNLLAESKAPGGAWLWDGFYPGAERQGRGGGFRWTTPQATDARVEESYDYLASLIQEDLCTRPEGGNGQNLIGVFSTGRVGVTPAGGFWAGGLHLAGMQPGSFDVQYFPRWRTQRMQFGAAGYALLRTSKRQDEAWEFIKFAARRDTLMRLFETNQTTPARRSMLSADRYRETGPRHWQVFYDTLDKFPDTGPIPAPPQVAEVEQVLLKHTGTALASRRSVAPALRRMQSDLEKAMERDV; encoded by the coding sequence ATGACCGACTCGCACCTCACCCGTCGCACCCTGCTGCGGTACGGCGCCTACGGCGCGGGCGCCGCCGCGCTCGCCGGTACCGCCGCGAGCTGGGACCGGCTCACCGGAGCCGACATCCCCGGCCGCGACGACGGCTCCCTCGTCGTCGCCACCCTCGGACCCGCCTACGGCCCGGAGGCGATCCGCACGCTCACCGAGGGCTTCAAGAAGCTCCACCCCGACATCAAGCTGCGGATCAACGCGGTGCAGGCCACGGACTGGTCGGACTTTTTCGCGAAGATCCTCACCCAGATCGCGGCGGGCACCGCCCCCGACCTCGTCTACGTCGCGACCGAGGGCGTCCAGCTCTTCGCGCAGCGCCTCGGCGTGGCCCTCGACAAGTGGGTCAAGCGGGACGCGGCCGAGCTGCGCGAGTACTTCGCCGACGTCCACCCCTCGCTGGTGGAGTCGATGATGTACGAGGGCAGCCTCTATCAGCTGCCGGTGGAGTTCAACGCGGCCGACATGTACCTGAACAGCCAGGTGCTGAGGCGGGCGGGCGCGGGCTTCCCGGCGGCCGACTGGACCCGCGACGACTTCACCGATCTGCTGCGGGACATGAAGAAGTCCAGCGGCTCCCAGTTCACGCCCTACTTCTGGACCAACCGCCTGTGGGGCGGGGTCGTCCCGTGGCTGTTCGCCAACGGCACCAACCTGCTCGCCGAGTCGAAGGCGCCGGGCGGCGCGTGGCTGTGGGACGGCTTCTACCCCGGCGCCGAGCGCCAGGGTCGTGGAGGCGGCTTCCGGTGGACGACCCCGCAGGCCACGGACGCGCGGGTCGAGGAGTCGTACGACTATCTCGCCTCCCTGATCCAGGAGGACCTGTGCACCCGCCCCGAGGGCGGCAACGGCCAGAACCTCATCGGGGTGTTCTCCACCGGTCGGGTCGGTGTGACCCCGGCCGGCGGCTTCTGGGCGGGCGGTCTGCACCTCGCCGGGATGCAGCCGGGCAGCTTCGACGTGCAGTACTTCCCCCGCTGGCGCACTCAGCGCATGCAGTTCGGCGCCGCCGGCTACGCGCTGCTGCGCACCTCGAAGAGGCAGGACGAGGCATGGGAGTTCATCAAGTTCGCGGCCCGCAGGGACACCCTGATGCGGCTCTTCGAGACCAACCAGACGACCCCGGCCCGCCGTTCGATGCTGTCCGCGGACCGCTACCGGGAGACCGGCCCCCGCCACTGGCAGGTCTTCTACGACACCCTCGACAAGTTTCCCGACACCGGGCCGATCCCGGCGCCGCCGCAGGTGGCCGAGGTCGAGCAGGTGCTGCTGAAGCACACCGGGACCGCTCTGGCCTCCCGGCGTTCGGTGGCCCCCGCGCTGCGCCGGATGCAGAGCGACCTGGAGAAGGCCATGGAGCGTGACGTATGA
- a CDS encoding LLM class flavin-dependent oxidoreductase — translation MPSTPRPLRKLGFLAIGLFDEADPRRGHESTLEIIELGERLGFDSAWLRHRHLQYGISSPVAVMAAASQRTSRIELGTAVIPLGWENPLRLAEDLATVDILSGGRVNPGVSVGPPMHFDEVKGALYPDTADVEDFSYERVRRLLDLVRGEPASDFSGVQGFEVFSDRVQPHSPGLGRRLWYGGGSLSSARWAGEHGMNFLTSSVVKAEDREGPYDFAEIQLSHIRSFRAAHPDGEEARVSQGLVVIPTDSAAPEQRAKYEEYAARRTPRTASPQGPARLMFAPDIVGTSEEIAERLHAHAAFREVDEVAFALPFTFEHEDYVQILTDMAVKLGPALGWRPGG, via the coding sequence GTGCCGTCGACCCCCCGCCCCCTGCGCAAGCTGGGCTTCCTGGCCATCGGCCTGTTCGACGAGGCGGATCCGCGGCGCGGCCACGAGTCCACGCTGGAGATCATCGAGCTGGGCGAGCGGCTCGGCTTCGACAGCGCGTGGCTGCGCCACCGGCATCTCCAGTACGGCATCTCCTCCCCCGTCGCCGTCATGGCGGCGGCCTCCCAGCGCACCAGCCGGATCGAGCTCGGCACGGCGGTGATCCCGCTCGGCTGGGAGAACCCGCTGCGGCTGGCCGAGGACCTGGCGACCGTCGACATCCTGTCCGGCGGGCGGGTCAACCCCGGCGTGAGCGTGGGTCCGCCGATGCACTTCGACGAGGTCAAGGGGGCGCTGTACCCGGACACGGCCGACGTCGAGGACTTCTCCTACGAGCGGGTACGGCGGCTGCTGGACCTCGTGCGGGGCGAGCCCGCCAGCGACTTCAGCGGGGTGCAGGGCTTCGAGGTCTTCTCGGACCGGGTGCAGCCGCACTCTCCCGGCCTCGGCCGACGTCTCTGGTACGGCGGCGGCAGTCTGAGCTCCGCCCGCTGGGCCGGCGAACACGGCATGAACTTCCTGACCAGCAGCGTGGTCAAGGCGGAGGACCGGGAAGGGCCGTACGACTTCGCGGAGATCCAGCTCTCGCACATCCGCTCCTTCCGTGCCGCCCACCCGGACGGCGAGGAGGCCCGCGTGTCCCAGGGGCTCGTCGTCATCCCCACCGACTCGGCCGCACCGGAGCAGCGCGCGAAGTACGAGGAGTACGCGGCCCGGCGCACCCCCCGTACCGCGTCACCGCAGGGTCCGGCGCGATTGATGTTCGCGCCGGACATCGTCGGCACGTCGGAGGAGATCGCCGAGCGGCTGCACGCACACGCCGCGTTCCGTGAGGTGGACGAGGTGGCGTTCGCCCTGCCGTTCACCTTCGAGCACGAGGACTACGTCCAGATCCTCACCGACATGGCGGTCAAGCTGGGTCCGGCGCTGGGGTGGCGACCGGGCGGGTAG
- a CDS encoding 2-phosphosulfolactate phosphatase, which translates to MRSHFLGIPELTRTPAVAVVIDVLRAFSVAAWAFAGGAEKIVLASSENETLELKARHPGWLALKDGAPAPGFDAFNSPAMLATHDLPGRTIVQKTTSGTVGALAVADARLLLCASFVVAGATARLLREHGAEEVTFVVTGEEGRAEEDRACAEYIGRRVESAEVDAEPYLHRARDSRWAAELAQDARRGLPGVHQDDVRLCLEADRFPFAMVARREGALMVLRSVPAPPG; encoded by the coding sequence ATGCGCTCTCACTTCCTTGGCATACCGGAGTTGACGCGGACTCCTGCCGTCGCCGTCGTCATCGATGTCCTCCGCGCGTTCTCGGTGGCCGCATGGGCCTTCGCCGGGGGCGCCGAGAAGATCGTCCTGGCCTCCTCGGAAAACGAGACCCTGGAGCTGAAGGCCCGTCACCCGGGCTGGCTGGCCCTCAAGGACGGTGCGCCCGCACCCGGCTTCGACGCGTTCAACTCCCCGGCCATGCTGGCGACGCACGACCTCCCCGGCCGCACGATCGTGCAGAAGACGACCTCGGGGACCGTGGGCGCCCTGGCGGTGGCCGACGCCCGGCTGCTGCTGTGCGCGAGTTTCGTCGTGGCCGGCGCGACCGCGCGGCTGCTGCGGGAGCACGGCGCGGAGGAGGTGACGTTCGTCGTCACCGGCGAGGAGGGGCGGGCCGAGGAGGATCGCGCGTGCGCCGAGTACATCGGGCGGCGCGTGGAGTCCGCCGAGGTGGACGCGGAACCGTATCTCCATCGTGCGCGCGACTCCCGCTGGGCGGCCGAGCTGGCGCAGGATGCGCGGCGCGGACTGCCTGGGGTCCACCAGGACGACGTCCGCCTCTGCCTGGAGGCCGACCGGTTTCCGTTCGCCATGGTCGCGCGTCGCGAAGGCGCCCTGATGGTGCTGCGGTCGGTACCCGCCCCGCCCGGGTGA
- a CDS encoding MHYT domain-containing protein, protein MEGTVDGFRYGAVTPVAAYLMACLGGALGLRCIVRTLLSAQSWKAGWLALGAASIGCGIWTMHFIAMIGFQVVETRIRYDAGLTVLSLAVAVVVVGIGVFIVGYRGASPLNLSFAGAVTGLGVAAMHYLGMAALHLNGTIRYDAAVVALSVVIAIVAATAALWAAVTIRGFLTSLGASLIMGVAVTGMHYTGMAAVSVHVHDGTGGSWAGGSPSSLLLPMLLGPAIFLLLAGVVVMFDPLLVLGDGDWNRASASTAPTARPSDPPFEDQEPRVIHARAPQDPHWAAPHGPQR, encoded by the coding sequence ATGGAAGGCACGGTCGACGGGTTCCGCTACGGTGCGGTGACCCCGGTCGCCGCCTATCTCATGGCGTGCCTCGGAGGGGCTCTGGGGCTGCGCTGCATCGTGCGCACCCTGCTCAGCGCCCAGTCGTGGAAGGCGGGCTGGCTGGCACTGGGCGCCGCCTCCATCGGCTGCGGCATCTGGACGATGCACTTCATCGCCATGATCGGTTTCCAGGTCGTGGAGACCCGGATCCGCTACGACGCCGGGCTCACGGTCCTCAGTCTCGCCGTGGCCGTCGTCGTCGTGGGCATCGGTGTGTTCATCGTCGGCTATCGCGGCGCCAGCCCCCTGAACCTGTCCTTCGCGGGCGCGGTCACCGGCCTCGGCGTAGCCGCGATGCACTACCTGGGCATGGCGGCACTGCACCTCAACGGAACGATCCGGTACGACGCGGCCGTCGTCGCGCTCTCCGTGGTCATCGCGATCGTCGCGGCGACCGCGGCACTGTGGGCGGCCGTCACGATCCGCGGTTTCCTGACGAGCCTCGGGGCCAGCCTGATCATGGGCGTGGCCGTGACGGGGATGCACTACACGGGCATGGCCGCGGTCAGCGTCCATGTGCACGACGGGACCGGCGGGTCGTGGGCCGGTGGTTCCCCCTCCTCGCTGCTGCTGCCCATGCTCCTGGGACCGGCGATCTTTCTGCTGCTGGCCGGAGTGGTGGTCATGTTCGACCCGCTCCTGGTGCTCGGCGACGGCGACTGGAACCGCGCCTCCGCCTCGACCGCGCCCACCGCACGGCCGTCCGACCCGCCCTTCGAGGATCAGGAGCCCAGGGTGATCCACGCCCGCGCACCGCAGGATCCGCACTGGGCCGCACCACACGGCCCGCAGAGGTGA
- a CDS encoding TauD/TfdA family dioxygenase — MTTDKGTAERDAGIEVNPVAGHIGAEITGVDLAGDLDDRVVGAIRAAVLRWKVVFFRGQKLDHAGHVAFARRFGEPVVLRKRGSASPAQFPEVETTADRLELGEKFGMEHEEWLQRRRHTLLRGWHCDHGARVDPPAATILRAETVPPYGGDTTWSNLAAAYAGLSAPVRAFVDGLRVEHRLGVGYQPRPGDDAYVRHLLDHQVASLHPLVRVHPETGERILYVNGYYVEQIADLSRAESRAILDMLLEQAVRPEYTVRFRWEPGSVAFWDNRATIHLAPADNAHLGFPRTMHRVMLAGDVPVGVDGERSEGITGTGVGRW, encoded by the coding sequence ATGACGACGGACAAGGGCACGGCGGAGCGGGACGCGGGCATCGAGGTGAACCCGGTGGCCGGGCACATCGGAGCCGAGATCACCGGTGTCGACCTGGCCGGCGACCTCGACGACCGGGTGGTCGGCGCGATCCGCGCCGCGGTGCTGCGCTGGAAGGTGGTGTTCTTCCGGGGGCAGAAGCTCGACCACGCAGGGCACGTCGCGTTCGCCCGCAGGTTCGGCGAGCCCGTCGTTCTGCGCAAGCGCGGCAGCGCCTCGCCCGCACAGTTCCCGGAGGTCGAGACGACCGCGGACCGGCTGGAACTGGGCGAAAAATTCGGCATGGAGCACGAGGAGTGGCTGCAACGCCGACGGCACACCCTGCTGCGCGGCTGGCACTGCGATCACGGCGCCCGCGTCGACCCGCCCGCGGCGACGATTCTGCGCGCCGAGACCGTCCCTCCGTACGGCGGCGACACCACCTGGTCCAACCTCGCGGCCGCCTACGCCGGACTGTCCGCCCCGGTGCGGGCGTTCGTCGACGGCCTGCGCGTGGAGCACCGGCTCGGCGTCGGCTACCAGCCCCGGCCCGGCGACGACGCCTACGTCCGTCACCTTCTGGACCACCAGGTGGCCTCCCTGCACCCGCTGGTACGGGTCCATCCCGAGACCGGGGAGCGGATCCTCTACGTCAACGGCTACTACGTCGAGCAGATCGCGGACCTCTCCCGCGCCGAGAGCCGGGCGATCCTGGACATGCTCCTCGAACAGGCGGTCAGGCCCGAGTACACGGTCCGCTTCCGCTGGGAGCCGGGCAGCGTGGCCTTCTGGGACAACCGCGCAACCATTCACCTGGCCCCCGCCGACAACGCCCACCTCGGGTTCCCCCGGACCATGCACCGGGTGATGTTGGCGGGGGATGTGCCGGTGGGAGTGGACGGGGAGCGGTCGGAGGGGATCACCGGGACGGGAGTCGGGCGCTGGTGA
- a CDS encoding DEAD/DEAH box helicase — protein MDHPDLPDHSDHSDHPDRRGSDSPAASFADLALPAPVLRTLGEHGVREPFPIQAATLPDALAGRDVLGRGRTGSGKTLAFGLPLLVRTAGQRAEAKQPLALILVPTRELAQQVSEALAPYAEALGLRMAAVVGGMSIGRQIAALRDGAEVVVATPGRLHDLVERKACRLGRVRITVLDEADQMCDLGFLPQVTEVLDQVRPEGQRMLFSATLDRDVDQLVSRYLHDPVVHSVDPSAGAVTTMDHHVLVVHGPDRYAVTTEIAARDGRVLLFLDTKHGVDQLTRHLRGSGVHAAALHSGKSQPQRTRTLAQFKNGQVTVLVATNVAARGLHVDDLDLVVNVDPPTDAKDYLHRAGRTARAGESGRVVTLVLSGQRRETSRLMAEAGIEPTVTKVRSGEAELSRITGAKAPSGTPLDGGPAVPRPKNTNAPFRGLGTSKDTARGTGGKSRKAGEARKLAEARRAAQVRRGG, from the coding sequence ATGGACCACCCCGACCTCCCGGATCACTCCGATCACTCCGATCACCCCGACCGTCGCGGCTCAGACTCCCCGGCCGCCTCCTTCGCCGACCTGGCGCTCCCGGCCCCGGTGCTGCGCACCCTCGGCGAGCACGGGGTGCGCGAGCCCTTCCCGATCCAGGCGGCCACGCTGCCCGACGCCCTCGCGGGACGCGACGTCCTGGGGCGCGGGCGCACCGGATCGGGCAAGACGCTCGCGTTCGGCCTGCCGCTGCTCGTCCGGACGGCCGGGCAGCGCGCGGAGGCGAAGCAGCCCCTCGCGCTGATCCTGGTGCCCACCCGGGAGCTCGCCCAACAGGTCAGCGAGGCACTGGCGCCGTATGCCGAGGCACTCGGGTTGCGCATGGCCGCGGTCGTCGGCGGCATGTCGATCGGCCGGCAGATCGCCGCGCTGCGGGACGGGGCCGAGGTCGTCGTCGCCACCCCCGGCCGCCTGCACGACCTCGTCGAACGCAAGGCCTGCCGCCTGGGGCGGGTGCGGATCACCGTCCTCGACGAGGCCGACCAGATGTGCGATCTGGGCTTCCTGCCGCAGGTCACGGAGGTCCTCGACCAGGTGCGGCCCGAGGGTCAGCGGATGCTGTTCTCGGCCACCCTGGACCGCGATGTCGACCAGCTGGTCAGCCGCTACCTCCACGATCCCGTCGTCCACTCGGTCGACCCGTCCGCGGGCGCCGTCACGACGATGGATCACCATGTCCTGGTCGTCCACGGCCCCGACCGGTACGCCGTCACGACGGAGATCGCCGCCCGCGACGGCCGCGTGCTGCTGTTCCTGGACACGAAGCACGGTGTCGACCAGCTCACCCGGCATCTGCGGGGCAGCGGAGTGCACGCCGCGGCCCTGCACAGCGGCAAGTCCCAGCCGCAGCGCACCCGCACTCTCGCCCAGTTCAAGAACGGGCAGGTCACCGTCCTGGTCGCCACCAACGTCGCCGCCCGTGGCCTGCACGTCGACGACCTGGACCTCGTGGTGAACGTCGATCCGCCCACCGACGCCAAGGACTATCTGCACCGCGCGGGCCGAACCGCCCGGGCGGGTGAGTCCGGACGGGTCGTCACCCTGGTGCTGTCGGGCCAGCGCCGTGAGACGAGCCGCCTGATGGCCGAGGCCGGCATCGAGCCGACCGTCACCAAGGTGCGCTCGGGCGAGGCGGAGCTGAGCCGGATCACCGGGGCCAAGGCTCCCTCCGGCACCCCGCTCGACGGCGGACCCGCCGTGCCCCGGCCCAAGAACACCAACGCCCCCTTCCGCGGGCTGGGCACCAGCAAGGACACCGCCCGCGGCACCGGCGGCAAGTCCCGCAAGGCCGGTGAGGCCCGCAAGCTCGCCGAAGCCCGGAGGGCGGCCCAGGTACGTCGCGGCGGCTGA
- a CDS encoding sugar ABC transporter permease: protein MTNTQIPAVRPSRPAAAPVTGAAQPSVRDRGTRLLATLFLAPTIVGIVVFTVVPIVGSVVLSLFHWNVIDSPSWAGTANYREVFTDSTVLVSFRNTLVFMVLAVALQLLIALVLALAVNRRMPMWLRSVFRSAFFFPLVLSAASISVVMKYLFNQDFGVVNWVLGQVGIAPVPWLTSENSAMAAVILVYVWQQFGFSFLLFVGGLNNIPKEIHEAASLDGATGLRKHLHVTLPLLSPTLLVATVVGVINALQVFEQPYVLTNGGPGDSTRTVVMVIYESAFEQLRFGEASAVGVLLFVLIMAVTALQFRLSRRFVHYQ from the coding sequence ATGACGAACACTCAGATTCCCGCGGTACGACCCTCACGGCCCGCAGCCGCGCCCGTCACCGGAGCCGCACAGCCGTCGGTCCGTGACCGTGGCACCCGGCTGCTGGCCACACTGTTCCTGGCGCCCACCATCGTCGGCATCGTGGTCTTCACGGTCGTACCGATCGTCGGCTCGGTCGTGCTGAGCCTCTTCCACTGGAACGTGATCGACTCGCCGAGCTGGGCCGGGACCGCCAACTACCGTGAGGTCTTCACCGATTCGACCGTCCTGGTCTCCTTCCGCAACACGCTCGTCTTCATGGTGCTCGCGGTGGCCCTCCAGCTCCTGATCGCCCTGGTCCTGGCGCTCGCGGTGAACCGGCGGATGCCCATGTGGCTGCGCTCGGTGTTCCGGTCGGCGTTCTTCTTCCCGCTGGTGCTGTCGGCGGCGTCGATCTCGGTGGTGATGAAGTACCTCTTCAACCAGGACTTCGGAGTCGTCAACTGGGTGCTCGGGCAGGTCGGGATAGCCCCGGTGCCGTGGCTGACGTCGGAGAACTCGGCGATGGCGGCGGTGATCCTGGTCTACGTCTGGCAGCAGTTCGGGTTCTCGTTCCTGCTGTTCGTGGGCGGCCTGAACAACATTCCCAAGGAGATCCACGAGGCCGCCTCCCTGGACGGGGCGACCGGGCTGCGCAAGCACCTGCACGTGACGCTGCCGCTGCTGTCGCCGACCCTGCTGGTGGCGACCGTGGTCGGGGTCATCAACGCACTCCAGGTCTTCGAGCAGCCGTACGTCCTGACCAACGGGGGGCCCGGCGACTCCACCCGGACCGTCGTGATGGTCATCTACGAGTCGGCGTTCGAGCAGCTGCGCTTCGGCGAGGCGTCCGCGGTGGGCGTGCTGCTGTTCGTGCTGATCATGGCGGTCACCGCCCTCCAGTTCCGGCTCAGCCGGCGTTTCGTCCACTACCAGTGA
- a CDS encoding alpha/beta fold hydrolase translates to MTVPNSSAYAKVNGLEMYYETHGTGPGQGRPLVLLHGGALTVGLTFSAVLPALAADRPVVAPELQGHGHTADTDREMTVPYLAADVVGLLDELGIRQADFLGFSLGGLVALEIAVRHPERVGRLALAATMYTQDGVHDDVRVPDYGSPRLPSQDDFQGMADAYAVTAPHPGHFQDFLAKVSAAAHAPLPWTADDLRGLRMPTLLLVGDRDFVRVEHAAEMQQLIPEAQLAVLPATTHMTLMQRTSLLLPLLGQFFA, encoded by the coding sequence ATGACCGTGCCGAACAGTTCCGCATACGCCAAGGTCAACGGCCTGGAGATGTACTACGAGACCCACGGCACCGGACCCGGCCAAGGCCGCCCGCTGGTGCTGCTGCACGGCGGTGCCCTCACTGTCGGCCTGACGTTCTCCGCCGTACTGCCCGCCCTGGCCGCCGACCGGCCCGTGGTGGCTCCCGAGCTGCAAGGGCACGGCCACACCGCCGACACCGACCGCGAGATGACGGTGCCGTATCTGGCCGCGGACGTGGTGGGGCTGCTCGACGAACTCGGCATTCGGCAGGCCGACTTCCTGGGGTTCAGCCTCGGCGGTCTGGTCGCGTTGGAGATCGCGGTCCGGCACCCGGAGCGCGTGGGACGGCTCGCGCTCGCCGCCACCATGTACACCCAGGACGGGGTCCACGACGACGTCCGCGTCCCGGACTACGGCTCGCCCCGGCTGCCCAGCCAGGACGACTTCCAGGGGATGGCCGACGCCTACGCGGTCACCGCACCCCACCCCGGGCACTTCCAGGACTTCCTCGCCAAGGTCTCGGCGGCCGCGCACGCCCCGCTGCCCTGGACAGCCGACGACCTGCGCGGACTGCGGATGCCCACACTGCTGCTCGTCGGCGACCGCGACTTCGTGCGCGTGGAGCACGCGGCCGAGATGCAACAGCTGATCCCCGAGGCACAATTGGCCGTCCTTCCGGCCACCACCCACATGACCCTCATGCAGCGGACGTCCCTGTTGCTTCCCCTGCTGGGCCAGTTCTTCGCGTGA